The sequence GAACAAGTTCGAGGCCGCGATCGACGACGTGACGGTGCGCGCGACTGCCGACGCGATGGTGCGCTCCGGGCTGCGCGATGCCGGCTATCATTACGTGAACATCGACGACGGCTGGCAGGGCGCGCGCGACGCGCAGGGCATTCTCCATCCCAATGCCCGCTTCCCCGACATGAAGGCGCTGGCGGATTATGTGCATGCGCGCGGGCTCAAGATCGGCATCTACAGCTCGCCGGGCCCGAAGACCTGTGCCGGCTTTCCCGGCAGCTACGGCCATGCCGCGCAGGATGCGAAGACCTTCGCCGCGTGGGGCATCGACTATCTAAAATATGATCTCTGCTCGGGCGAAGGCTTCTTCAACACTGCGGAGAGCGTGCGCGCGACCTATCAGGAGATGGGCGCGGCACTGCGCGCGACCGGCCGGCCGATCGTCTACTCGCTATGCGAATATGGCCGGTTCGACGTCGGCGCGTGGGGCCGCAAGGTCGGTGGGCACCTCTGGCGCACGACGCGCGACATTACCGACGATTACGGCAACATGGCCGGCATCGGCTTCGAGAGCGACGGCATGCCGGACCATGCCGGACCGGGCGGATGGAACGACCCCGACATGCTGGAGATCGGCAATGGCGGCATGACCGCCGACGAGGAGCGCACCCACCTCGTTTTGTGGGCGATGCAGGCGGCGCCGCTGATGCTGGGCAACGACCTCACGACCGCCGCCCCGGCGACGCTCGCGCTGTTGTCGAATCGCGCGGTGATCGTGATCGATCAGGACCGGCTGGGCGTGCAGGGCCGGCGCGCATCGATCGACCGCGCGACCGAGGTCTGGACCAAGATGCTTGCCGACGGCACCACCGCCGTCGCCTTGTTCAACCGCGCCGACAAGGCGCAGGACGTGGTGGCGGTGTGGCGCCAGATCGGCCTGGCGGACGATGGCGCGGTGCACGACGTGTGGACGGGGACCGATACACCGCACCCCGGAACGAACTATACGGCGCGAGTGCCGGCGCGCGGGGTGGTGCTGTTGATCGTGCGGCCGCCGTCCCAACGCCAAATCGTCGGATAATCTGCGTAAATCACGCAAGCAGCATCGCCCGAATCCACGCAACTTCCATCGAAATCCAACTTAGATCGTTAACAGCCGATTCAGGTGTTTCTCGAATTGTAAAGCGACTGTTAATTCACCCTTGTTCTTCAAACAAAGGGGCTTGCAATGCGGTATTCGATCTTGGCGGCGGTGGTTGCAGCGACAATCGGTGGGGCAGCTGTCGCCGATGCATCGGTTGTCTACAGCTATAGCAATCCTGTGGGCGGCGCGTCGTTCAGTTATACGGCCAGCGATTTCATCACCAGCAACACCGCCATCAGCGGCGCGGCGACGAACTCCTGCTCCGTATTCGGTTTCACCTGCACCTCGGTCAACTTTTCGTTCTCCGGCGCCATCGCCACGATTTCTGCGAGCAGCCTGTTCCAGAGCCCGTTTGGCTCGCTCCCATTTTCGGACTCGTCGACGTTCAACGCGGCGGATCTGATGACGCCGGGTGCGCATGGCTCGACCAGCAACATCTTCGCATCGCTGACCGTGACGCAGATGGGCGGCGCCGTGCCGGAGCCTGCATCGTGGGCGATGATGCTGGCCGGCTTCGGCATTGCCGGCGGCGCGATGCGGCGGCGGCGTAACCTGGCGGTCAGCTTCGGCTGATTGCGCGGAGCGTAATATTAAGACCGAAACCTGGTCTCGCTACCCGTCATCCCGGACTTGATCCGGGATCCCGCTTCTTCTGTCTTCGTCGGAAGACAAGCGGGGCCCCGGATCAGGTCCGGGGCGACGGCAAGCCTGCCGTTTGACCCCAGAACCCCGGCTCGGGCGGCATCAGCATGCCGCCCGCATCGAGGCGCACCCCGCCCGGCCGATCCTCGCGCAGCCACAGCGGGCCGTCGAGATCGGCGCAGTCGGCCGCCTGCGCCACGCGCCAGGCCGCCGCGATCGACAGCGAGGTCGAGATCATGCAGCCGACCATCACGCCCAGCCCGCGCGCCCGCGCGCCCGCCAGCAGGTAAAGCGCCTCGGTGAGGCCGCCACTCTTGTCGAGCTTGATGTTGACCATGTCGTAGCGCGTCGCCAGCCGATCGAGATCGGCGGCGACGTGCGCGGATTCGTCGGCGCAGATCGGTACGCTGCGGACGAAGCCCCCCAGCGCCGCGTCCTCGGCCGCCGGCAGCGGCTGCTCGAGGAATTCGACGCCGCATTCGGCCAGCACCGGCTGCATGACGGCGAGGAGATCGAGCGACCAGCTTTCGTTCGCATCCACCACCAGCCGTGCTGCGGGCACCTCCGCGCGCACCGCGCGCAACGCGGCGGCAGGGTCGTCGGCATCGACCTTGACCTTGACGACGCGCGCGTCTGCCAGCGCGCGCGCCGCCTCGGCCATGCGCGCGGGCGTGTCGATCCCGACCGTCAGCGCGGTGGCGATCGGCGAAAGCGGTGGGCCGCCCGCAGCCGCCAGTCGCGCCTCCAGATCCCACAGGGCGCAGTCGACGGCGTTGCGCGCCGCACCCGGCGGCAGCAAGGCCCGCAATTCCTCGCGCCCCGCCCCGCCCGCCAGCGCATCGACGACCGACACGATCTGATCGCGCGCGCGCTCGGCGGTCTCGCCATAACGCGCGAGCGGCACGCCCTCGCCGCGCCCGAATAGTCCGTCAGCGGTGACGGTCGCGACCACGACGTCGGCCATCGTCCGCGTGCCGCGCGCGATGCGGAACGGCTTGGCGAGCGGCCAATGCTCGACAGCGGCGGTCAGGATGCGCATGCGGCCGCGCCTAAGCGCCCACGCTTCGAAATGTAAGCGTCACCCCAATGCATGTCGGGATGACGTCCGGGATGCTTCGCTCACCCCAGCTCCAACCCCCGCTCGATCGGCCGCCTCAGCAGCATGAGCAGCAAGGCGCCGGCCACGCCGATCGCTACGTTCATCGCCCAGAATTCGGTCGGGGTCATGCGGCCGTAGAAGCCGCCGAGCCAGCCGATGATGTTGTACGAGACGAACAGCGACAGGAACACCACGCCCATCATCGTCGAATTGACCTTGGGCGGCGCCACGCGGCTGACCAATGCGAGCAGGGTCGGCCAGTAATAGAGGAAGCCGATCCCCAGCAGCACGTCGTACATGATCGGCGCAATCACCGGCGCACGCCCGCCGCCCAGCGCCGCGATCAGCAGCACGATGTTGGCGGCGACCGCGATCCACACGCCGGTGGCGATCTTGGCGAGCTCGCTCGGCTCGCGCCCGCGCTCGTTCTGACGCTTCCACCAGGCGAGCAGGGGCGGCACCAGCACGATGCTGGTGAACGGATCGATCGAGTTGAACCACGCCACCGGCACGTGGAAGCCGAAGAAATCGAGATCGACATGCCCGTCGATCCACACCAGCGCCGCATCGGTATTCTGATAATAGATCACCGACTGGAAGCAGGTCAGCACGATCACCAGGATCAGCAAGGCGAGCTTCCGCCAGTCGGCCGCCGTCAGCGGCGCGTGGCTCTCGCGGACGCCCTTCGCCTGGGTCGGCATGAAGCGGAAGCCGGCCATGTAGGTGGCGAGGCCGATCAGCATAAGCAGCCCCGCCGCGCCGAAGCCGGCATGCCAGCCATAGACCTGCGCCAGCAGCCCGCATGCCAGCGGGCCGACCACCGCGCCGACATTGATGCCGACCGAGAAGATCGCGAAGCCGCGCGTCCGCCCGTCGGCATCCTCGACCGGATAGAATTGCCCGACCTGCGCCGAGATATTGCCCTTGAGCAGCCCGCAGCCGACGACCAGCAAGGCAAGCGCGAGCAGGAAGCTCTGGTCGAACGCCATCGCGACATGGCCCGCGCTCATCAGCAGCGCGCCGGTCATCACCGCCGCGCGCCGCCCGATCAGCCGATCGGCGATCATCCCGCCGAACATCGGCGTGAAGTACATGAAGCCCGCGTAGAGGCCGTAAATCTGCGACGCGAGCGCCATCGTCGACATCGGCCCGAACACGCCTTCCAGCGTGGCGCGGAAGCCCCCGAACCCGGCGATATGCCCCACGTGCCCCGGCAGCAGCAGCGACTGCTGCATGTAGAGCACGAGGATGCCCGTCATGCCGTAATAGGAAAAGCGCTCCCACGCCTCGGTGAAGGCGAGGAACCACAGGCCGACGGGCTCGCCGAGCAGGCGCCCCTGGGCCGGAACCCGGGTCGCCTGCTCGTTCGGGAGGATGCCCATGCTCAGCCGCCCGGCCGGCTCGCCATGTCGATGAAGTCGTCGATGTCCTGCTTGAACTGCGGGCGGACGGCGTTGTTGACGTAGACCATGTGGCCGGACTCGTAATATTTGAACGACAGGTTCTTCCGCAGGTCGGCCGGGATCTGCATGTGCTTCAGGTCGAATTCGGCGCCAAAGAAGGGCGTCGCCATGTCATAATAGCCGTTGAGCGACATCACCTTCAGGCTCGGATTCTGGCGCATCGCCTGGGCGAGATCCAGCGCGGTATCTGCCAGCGCCATCTTGCCGAAACCGCCGCGGCCCGGCGCCTTGTGGCTCGAATCCCAGTGGTTGCCGCCGATCGCGACATAATAGTTCGGCCGGTAGCTGAGCTTGGTCTTGTAGCCCAACGTGCCGAACAGATATTTGTTGAGCGCACCGATATAGGGGCCGCTCAGGCTGGTGTCGGCGGGATCATATTCCGGGCCCTCGCCGGCATCGTCGGCGTCGTAGCCGGTGAAGCGGGCGTCGAGGCGACCGATCGTCTTGCCCTCGCCGCGCAGCAGCTCCTTGCGGAAGCGCGACAGGTCGACGCGCAGGTCGGACTTCAGGATATAGTCGACCGGCAGGCCGGTATAGGCGCTCATCTGCTGCGCGATCGCCTGCTTCTCCTGCGGGCTGATGTCGGAGCCCTTCTGCAGCGCGGAGGCGTAGGGGCCGGCGGCCCAGGCGCGCACCTGCGTCAGGAACGGCTCCAGCGTCGCCGGGCGGTTCTGCAGCCGGTTATGATACCAGGCGTCGGCGGCGTAGCTCGGCAAATAGGTGACGTGGATCTGGTCGTAGCCCGGCTGGCGCACGCCATAGTTCAGGATCGACGACAGCAGCACGACGCCGTTCATCTGCACGCCCTTGTCCTGCAGCGCATAGACGAGACCGGCCGACCGCAGCGTGCCATAGCTTTCGCCGAAGAGGAATTTCGGGCTGTTCCAGCGATCGTTGATCGTCATGTAGCGCATGATCGCGCGGGTGTAGGCGTCGATATCCTGGTCCACGCCCCAGAATTCCGGCCCCTTCGACTTGCCGATCGGCCGGCTGAGGCCGGTGCCGATCGCGTCCATGAAGACGATGTCGGTATGGTCGAGGATGGTGTTGTGGTTCTCGCCGATCGGGAACGGCCCGTTGGGCTGCGCGCCCGGCTGCGGTGTGTCGACCCGCACCGGCCCCATCGAGCCCATGTGCAGCCACATCGACGACGAGCCCGGCCCGCCATTGTAGGCGAAGGTGATCGGCCGTTCCGGCGCGCCCTTGGCGCGATCCGCCACATAGGCGACGTAGAACATGCTGGCGATTGGCTCGCCATCGTCGTTGCGGATCGTCAGCGTGCCCGGCGTGACGGTGTAGGTGATCAGCTTGCCGTTGACCGTGACGCTGCCGCGCTTCGGCTGCGCCTGCTCGACCGCGGTCGCGACCGCCATGTCGGGATCGCCCATCTTGTCGCCATGGCCGCGCGGCTCGGCGTCGGTCGCGCCGGGCTCGTCGGGGGCGTGCTGCGCCTCGGCATTGGGCTTGGCCTTGCCTTTGCCCTCGGGCGCGGAACGATTCTGCGCGGCCAGCGGCGCGATGACGAGCGCGGCGACGGCACCGGCGAGCAGGAACGGCTTCAAGGTCATGATTCCTCCGAGGAGCTTTTCGTTGGGGGTGATTAAAGCAGACTGTGCCGGATCAATGCACGTCCGGATAGGGGTTCGGGCCGCCGGCGGCGATCCATGCGTCGAGCTGCTGCTCCAGCACCGGCAGCGGCACCGAGCCGAGGCTCAGGAACTTGTCGTGGAACCAGCGTTGGTCGAACTTCGGCCCCAGCGCCGCTTCGGCCTTGGCGCGCTCGCGCCGGATCGTCAGCTCGCCCAATTTGTAGGCGAGCGCCTGGCCCGGCCAGCTGATGTAGCGGTCGACCTCGGTCTCCACCTCGTGCTGCGACAGCGCGGTGTGGTCGGCGAGGTAGGCGATCGCCTTCTCGCGGCTCCAGCCATAATGATGGATGCCGGTGTCGATCACCAGCCGCACCGCGCGCCACATCTCGTAGCTCTCGCGGCCGAACTCCTCGTACGGCGTGCGATAGATGCCCTCGAGATGGCCGAGCCACTCGCAATAGAGGCCCCAGCCCTCGCCATAGCCCGAGAAATAGGTGTTCTTGCGGAAGTCGGGCTTGCCCGGCGTCTCCAGCGCCACCGCCGCCTGGAAGCTGTGGCCCGGATTGCATTCGTGCAGCGTCAGCGCCGGGATCTGGTAGAGCGGCCGCGACGGCAGATCCTGCGTGTTCATCAAGCACGATTCCAGCCCGCCGCGCCCGGCGGTGTAGAAGGCCGCGATGGCATCGGGCACCGGCACGATCGTGAAGCGATAGCGCGGCAGGAAGCCGATCGTGCTCTTCAATTTCCCGTCCATCCGCTTGGCGACATAGGACGATACGCCCAGCAGTTCGTCGGGCGTGCGGGCATAGAATTGCGGATCGGTGCGCAGGAAGTGGACGAACTCGGCCATGCTGCCGGTGAAGCCCGCATCCGCCTTGGTCTTCTCCATGTCGGCGGAGATGCGCGCGACCTCGTCGAGGCCGATCTTGTGGATCTGCTCGGCGGTGAGGTCGGTGGTGGTATATTCGCGGATCTGCGCCTGGTAGAACGCCTTGCCGTCGGGCATCGCCTCGGCCGCCAGCACCGTGCGCGTCTTCGCCAGATAGACGTCGCGATAGAAGCTCAGCAGCTTGGTGTAGGCCGGGATCACGATTGTGCTCACCACCTGCTTCGCCTCGGCACGCAGCGCCTGCTGGTCGGCCGCCGGGATCGTGGCGGGCATGTCGCGGAAAGCGGCGTAGGCCGGATTCTTCTCGGGGTCGGCGCCGGTATAGGCGGCGATCGAGGCATCGCGGCCGACCAGCGTCGCCTTCGGTACGCTGAACCCGCGCGCGAGGCCGGCGCGCATGTTCGCCTCTTCTTCGTCGAAGTAGCGCGGCAGATCACGCAGGCGCGCCAGATAACGGCGATACTGGTCGGCGTTGCGCAGCGGGCCGCGCCCGCCGACGCTCGACCAGAATTGGCTGTCGGCGTTGAACGGCATCTCCCACGTCTTGAACTTGCCCTGCGCGACGAACGCCTCCAGCACCGTGCGGAACACGGCGGCGTTGATCTTCTCGTCGGACGAAAGCTGGTCGACCGGCACCTTGTTCAGCGCGTCGAGCGTCTTTTGCCAATAAGCCAGCCGCCGTGCCTGCGTGGCGGGATCGACATGTGGGAAGTGATCGGTCGGGCCATCGTCATTGCCGCGGCCGGGGCCGAACTCGCCTTTCCGCCACTGCCACTCGCCGTCGTAGAGCGCCTTCAATTGCTGGTCGGCGGCGGTGGGGGCCGCTTGCGCCAATGCCGGCGCAGCCACCGCCGCGAGGAGCATGCCGAGCAGCGGCAGCGTTATCGATCGCATCGTCATTCGCCTTTCGAAAGGGCATCCCTGGTGGCGGCGGGTTCGGGCCCGCCATCCGCAATCCATTGGTCGAGCACGCGCTCCAGCGTGTCCAGCGGCACCGCGCCGAGACCGAGAATCGTGTCGTGGAACCAGCGCTGGTCGAACTTCGCGCCCAGCGTCGCCTCCGCCTTCGCGCGCTCGCGCCGGATCAGCATCTCGCCCAGTTTGTAGGCGAGCGCCTGCCCCGGATCGTTGATGTAGCGATCGACCTCGATCGTGATCTCGTGATCGGAGAGCGCGGTGTGCGCCTTCAGGAAATCGAGCGCCTGGTCGCGCGTCCAGCCCATATGGTGCAGGCCGGTATCGACCACCAGCCGCGCGGCGCGCCACATCTCGTAGGTCTCGCGGCCGAACTCGTCATAGGGCGTCTCGTAGATGCCCATCTTGGTGCCGAGCCACTCCATGTAGAGCGCCCAGCCCTCGCCATAGCCCGAGAAATAGGTGCTCTTGCGGATCGCCGGCCGGTTCGGCCCCTCCAGCGCCAACGCCGCCTGGAAGCTGTGCCCCGGCACGCATTCGTGCGCGGTCAGCGGCGGGATGGTGTAGAGCGGCCGCGCCGGCAGGTCGTAGGTGTTCATCAGGCAGCTATCGAGCCCGCCATTCCCGCCCGTGGCGAACGGCGCGATGTTGGCCGGCGTCGGCACGATCGTGAAGCGATAGCGCGGCAGCAGGCCGAAGGTGAATTTCAGCTGCCCGTTGATCTTGTTCGCCACATAGCTCGATTTGGCGATCAGCTCATAGGGCGTCTTGGCGGTGAATTGCGGATCGGTCTTGAGGAAATGGAGGAAGCCCTTGAAATCGCCGGTCCAGCCGGCGGCCTTCATCGTCGCCTGCATGTCGGCATCGATCCGCGCGACCTCCTTCACGCCGATCGCGTGGATCGCCTCGGGCGTCAGCTCGGTGGTCGTATAGTCGCGCACCTTGGCGGCGTAATAGGCCTTGCCGTCGGGCAAGGCCTCGGCTGCCGTCGCGACGCGCGCATGCGGGATATAATCGTCGCGCAGATAGGCCGCGAGCTTGGCGAAGGCGGCGGCAGCATCGGCGACGGCCTTGCCCCCTTCGGCCTTCAGCGCGGGCGCGTCGGCGGCGGGGATGCTCGACGGCATCAGCGCGAACGGCGCGTAGAGCGGGTTGTTGGCGAGATCGGTCGAGCCGAGCGGCACCACCGTCTTCCAGCGATCGCCCAGCGACACGCGCGGCTTGGTGAAGCCGCGCTTCTCGCCCGCCTTCAGGTTCGCGATCTGCTCGTCGACATAGCGCGGCATCTCGGCCACGCGGCCGAGATAGGCGCGATATTGCGCGACCGTGCCGAAGCCCTGGCGCGGCGCGATCCACGTCCAGAAACCGAACGGATCCTCATATTCCTTATACTTCTGCTCGGTGACGAAGCCTTCGAGCGCGGCGCGGAACACCTCGGCGTTGATCCGCTCCTCGGGCGAGAGCTGGGCGAGCGGGATCGCGTCGAGCTGCTTCAGCGCGGTCTGCCAATAAGCGTAGCGTCGCGCCTGGCTGGCGGGATCGACGTGCGGCATGTGCGCGCCGCCGCCGCGCGGCCCCTCGGGATCGGAGCCCAGCTCCTGCATCCGCCACGTCCATTCGGCATCGTACAGCGCCTTCAGCCGCGCATCGGGCGAGCCCGGTGCGGGCGCGGCGGCGAGCGCGGTCGAAGCCAGCAAGGCGAGCGGGAGGATCATCAGCGCGCGCATCTCAATAGCCCGCCGCGAGGCCGGCGCGGCGCGGATCGGCGACGCCGAGCAGGGTGCCGTCGGGCATGCGCTGGATCGCCTGCACCGAGCCGAAGTGCCACATATACGGCGTCGTCGGCCGCACCATCACGCCGTAGACCGTCTTGAGCTCGTCGCGCACCTTCTCGGGCACGCGCGCCTCGACCACGAACGGCACGCCGGCCTGGCTGCCCTGGAAGCGCGGCGCATCGACCGACTGCTCCAGCGTCTTGCCGTAGCCGAGCAGGTTGATGAGCGCGATCGTCACCGCGCGGCTCGACAGACCGGGCGAGCCGATCGTCATCCACGGCTTGCCGTCCTTGGCGATCATCGTCGGCGGGAAGGGCGAGACGGCGCGGCGGCCCGGCCCGGCGGTGTTGCCGGGGAAATTGTTGCCGCTGTTCATGGCGATGCCGTCGACGACGAGGCCGGTGGCGAAGGTGCTGCCGTAGACCGAGTGGGTGACCGAGGCCATGTTGCCGTCCTTGTCGATCGCGACGACATGGTCGGTATCGGTCGAGTGGCGGTCATGCTCGACGAACGAGCCCGCCAGCTCCATGCCGGTATGCGGGTTCGCATCGGCGGTCGCGGGCGCCTTGGGCATGCTGCCGGCGGCGACGTCGTACATCATCTTGGCATAGGGCTTGGACAGCAGGATCGCCGTCGGCACGTTGTAGGTCAGCGGGTCGCGGACATATTCGTCGGTCGCGGTCTCGGCGATGCCGAAGGCGCGGCGCACCATCTCGAGGCTCGCGGCCGAATCTGCGTAATAAGGATGCGCCCTGAGATCGTAATTCTCGAGCACGTTGAGCGTCAGGCCGATCAGCGTGCCCGCGGTCGACGGCGGCGGCGCGCTGATGATCTCGTAGCCGTTGAAGGTGGAGCGCACCGGCTCCTCCCAGCGCGACTTGTACTGCGCCAGATCGTCCAGCGTGATGCCGCCGCCGGTCGCGCGCACCGCATCGACGAAATGGTGCGCCCACTCGCCCGAATAGATGTAGGCCGGGCCCTCCGCCTGGATATGCTTCATCGCCGCCGCCAGCCGCGGATGCGTGACGAGCGTGCCGACCGGCGACGGATAACCACTGGGGATATATTCCTCGCGGCCCGACGGGTAGACCGACAGCCGCGTCTGCGCGGCATCGGCCAGCTCGGCGTAGAGGAAGGAATACATCGGGTATCCCTTGGTCGCGAGATCGATCGCCGGCTGGAAATAATCCGCCCATTTGAGCGTGCCGAACCGATCCGCCGCCGCCTTGATGCCCG is a genomic window of Sphingomonas nostoxanthinifaciens containing:
- a CDS encoding glycoside hydrolase family 27 protein; protein product: MIRRACATLIGLLAALGAQARPPIGADMTGDWVVTAAPSNPGVRLLHIARAANGVTGTITSDWYGELPMLDVTTEPAALSFSIYNGNPRIARMRFRFAQVGSQWHLTGAGRRGSSDAPAHRATGAELARLTFHAAPLPPLRELPDDGLARTPPMGWSSWNKFEAAIDDVTVRATADAMVRSGLRDAGYHYVNIDDGWQGARDAQGILHPNARFPDMKALADYVHARGLKIGIYSSPGPKTCAGFPGSYGHAAQDAKTFAAWGIDYLKYDLCSGEGFFNTAESVRATYQEMGAALRATGRPIVYSLCEYGRFDVGAWGRKVGGHLWRTTRDITDDYGNMAGIGFESDGMPDHAGPGGWNDPDMLEIGNGGMTADEERTHLVLWAMQAAPLMLGNDLTTAAPATLALLSNRAVIVIDQDRLGVQGRRASIDRATEVWTKMLADGTTAVALFNRADKAQDVVAVWRQIGLADDGAVHDVWTGTDTPHPGTNYTARVPARGVVLLIVRPPSQRQIVG
- the dgcA gene encoding N-acetyl-D-Glu racemase DgcA, with protein sequence MRILTAAVEHWPLAKPFRIARGTRTMADVVVATVTADGLFGRGEGVPLARYGETAERARDQIVSVVDALAGGAGREELRALLPPGAARNAVDCALWDLEARLAAAGGPPLSPIATALTVGIDTPARMAEAARALADARVVKVKVDADDPAAALRAVRAEVPAARLVVDANESWSLDLLAVMQPVLAECGVEFLEQPLPAAEDAALGGFVRSVPICADESAHVAADLDRLATRYDMVNIKLDKSGGLTEALYLLAGARARGLGVMVGCMISTSLSIAAAWRVAQAADCADLDGPLWLREDRPGGVRLDAGGMLMPPEPGFWGQTAGLPSPRT
- a CDS encoding peptide MFS transporter, encoding MGILPNEQATRVPAQGRLLGEPVGLWFLAFTEAWERFSYYGMTGILVLYMQQSLLLPGHVGHIAGFGGFRATLEGVFGPMSTMALASQIYGLYAGFMYFTPMFGGMIADRLIGRRAAVMTGALLMSAGHVAMAFDQSFLLALALLVVGCGLLKGNISAQVGQFYPVEDADGRTRGFAIFSVGINVGAVVGPLACGLLAQVYGWHAGFGAAGLLMLIGLATYMAGFRFMPTQAKGVRESHAPLTAADWRKLALLILVIVLTCFQSVIYYQNTDAALVWIDGHVDLDFFGFHVPVAWFNSIDPFTSIVLVPPLLAWWKRQNERGREPSELAKIATGVWIAVAANIVLLIAALGGGRAPVIAPIMYDVLLGIGFLYYWPTLLALVSRVAPPKVNSTMMGVVFLSLFVSYNIIGWLGGFYGRMTPTEFWAMNVAIGVAGALLLMLLRRPIERGLELG
- a CDS encoding S10 family peptidase, with translation MTLKPFLLAGAVAALVIAPLAAQNRSAPEGKGKAKPNAEAQHAPDEPGATDAEPRGHGDKMGDPDMAVATAVEQAQPKRGSVTVNGKLITYTVTPGTLTIRNDDGEPIASMFYVAYVADRAKGAPERPITFAYNGGPGSSSMWLHMGSMGPVRVDTPQPGAQPNGPFPIGENHNTILDHTDIVFMDAIGTGLSRPIGKSKGPEFWGVDQDIDAYTRAIMRYMTINDRWNSPKFLFGESYGTLRSAGLVYALQDKGVQMNGVVLLSSILNYGVRQPGYDQIHVTYLPSYAADAWYHNRLQNRPATLEPFLTQVRAWAAGPYASALQKGSDISPQEKQAIAQQMSAYTGLPVDYILKSDLRVDLSRFRKELLRGEGKTIGRLDARFTGYDADDAGEGPEYDPADTSLSGPYIGALNKYLFGTLGYKTKLSYRPNYYVAIGGNHWDSSHKAPGRGGFGKMALADTALDLAQAMRQNPSLKVMSLNGYYDMATPFFGAEFDLKHMQIPADLRKNLSFKYYESGHMVYVNNAVRPQFKQDIDDFIDMASRPGG
- a CDS encoding DUF885 domain-containing protein gives rise to the protein MTMRSITLPLLGMLLAAVAAPALAQAAPTAADQQLKALYDGEWQWRKGEFGPGRGNDDGPTDHFPHVDPATQARRLAYWQKTLDALNKVPVDQLSSDEKINAAVFRTVLEAFVAQGKFKTWEMPFNADSQFWSSVGGRGPLRNADQYRRYLARLRDLPRYFDEEEANMRAGLARGFSVPKATLVGRDASIAAYTGADPEKNPAYAAFRDMPATIPAADQQALRAEAKQVVSTIVIPAYTKLLSFYRDVYLAKTRTVLAAEAMPDGKAFYQAQIREYTTTDLTAEQIHKIGLDEVARISADMEKTKADAGFTGSMAEFVHFLRTDPQFYARTPDELLGVSSYVAKRMDGKLKSTIGFLPRYRFTIVPVPDAIAAFYTAGRGGLESCLMNTQDLPSRPLYQIPALTLHECNPGHSFQAAVALETPGKPDFRKNTYFSGYGEGWGLYCEWLGHLEGIYRTPYEEFGRESYEMWRAVRLVIDTGIHHYGWSREKAIAYLADHTALSQHEVETEVDRYISWPGQALAYKLGELTIRRERAKAEAALGPKFDQRWFHDKFLSLGSVPLPVLEQQLDAWIAAGGPNPYPDVH
- a CDS encoding DUF885 domain-containing protein codes for the protein MRALMILPLALLASTALAAAPAPGSPDARLKALYDAEWTWRMQELGSDPEGPRGGGAHMPHVDPASQARRYAYWQTALKQLDAIPLAQLSPEERINAEVFRAALEGFVTEQKYKEYEDPFGFWTWIAPRQGFGTVAQYRAYLGRVAEMPRYVDEQIANLKAGEKRGFTKPRVSLGDRWKTVVPLGSTDLANNPLYAPFALMPSSIPAADAPALKAEGGKAVADAAAAFAKLAAYLRDDYIPHARVATAAEALPDGKAYYAAKVRDYTTTELTPEAIHAIGVKEVARIDADMQATMKAAGWTGDFKGFLHFLKTDPQFTAKTPYELIAKSSYVANKINGQLKFTFGLLPRYRFTIVPTPANIAPFATGGNGGLDSCLMNTYDLPARPLYTIPPLTAHECVPGHSFQAALALEGPNRPAIRKSTYFSGYGEGWALYMEWLGTKMGIYETPYDEFGRETYEMWRAARLVVDTGLHHMGWTRDQALDFLKAHTALSDHEITIEVDRYINDPGQALAYKLGEMLIRRERAKAEATLGAKFDQRWFHDTILGLGAVPLDTLERVLDQWIADGGPEPAATRDALSKGE
- a CDS encoding gamma-glutamyltransferase family protein, coding for MTKIRDIIAAFAVAGLALPAPLLAQEQGPKPAVKAAHAMASSSNPIVTKAMVEVMRKGGTALDAVLTAVPMQSVIEPQMVTLAGGVSILYYEAKSGKYYYLDSELDHTKDAIVASGWSAFTGGGDKIPETSGKRVGVPGTVAGIKAAADRFGTLKWADYFQPAIDLATKGYPMYSFLYAELADAAQTRLSVYPSGREEYIPSGYPSPVGTLVTHPRLAAAMKHIQAEGPAYIYSGEWAHHFVDAVRATGGGITLDDLAQYKSRWEEPVRSTFNGYEIISAPPPSTAGTLIGLTLNVLENYDLRAHPYYADSAASLEMVRRAFGIAETATDEYVRDPLTYNVPTAILLSKPYAKMMYDVAAGSMPKAPATADANPHTGMELAGSFVEHDRHSTDTDHVVAIDKDGNMASVTHSVYGSTFATGLVVDGIAMNSGNNFPGNTAGPGRRAVSPFPPTMIAKDGKPWMTIGSPGLSSRAVTIALINLLGYGKTLEQSVDAPRFQGSQAGVPFVVEARVPEKVRDELKTVYGVMVRPTTPYMWHFGSVQAIQRMPDGTLLGVADPRRAGLAAGY